The genomic segment GAAATACAGGTCGTCGTGTAATCGTGACGTCCTCTACCACGGGATATAATCATTGACTAACCTCGTCCAAGCTATACGCCAATCATTGTAGCCACAgtaatcaaattttgtttacattcACTGCCTCATCTTGTTAGATAGACTATACACAATTTTTCACAACTCAATTTTCGGACAGTATCCCCTAGCAAGTGTCGACGCTGAGATTTTTTTGTACGATTGCGTATAAGTATAGGTCTTGATAGTTTATGAAATACTTGATATGTAgtagaaagaaattgttcatattttaagataaaagaatataattataaaaatttgttttatacaaTGGCCATGTTCGAAgttttaagaaaagaatatagtgtaagaattataaaaattgataatactTTTGAGGTTATATGATTTAtgattttcaatgattttctgtttttctagGATTATTTGCAACAGTGTTTTAAGCTGTcagatatacaaatatttcaaaagaaatgcGTCGAACGGTGTACAAACGATAGTGATAGAAAAGCTGCAATTGATCAAGCACTAAGGGATACTCTTCTTGTAATattatctgaaaatgtatCAAGTAATGTGCCTCTACTTGAGACCTATATTACATTCTGCATTGAGTTATGCAGAAAAGACTTAGCAACTGCAAGTATGCCAGTGATGCTACTTGGTGATATATTTGATTCTATGACACTCGATAGATGCGAACAGTTGTTTACTTTTGTCGAGAACAATGTGGTTGTGTGGAAAGAAGATTTATTCTTTAGTGCCTGTAAAAACAATTTGTTAAGAATGTGCAATGACTTACTTAGAAGGTTATCTAGATCACAACAAACTGTATTTTGTGgaagaattcttttatttctggctaagttttttcctttttctgaGAGGTCTGGTCTTAATATTGTTAGTGAATTTAATTTGGAGAATCATACAGAATTTGGCTCTGAAAAATCAGAGGGAGACGATTTGGAACAAATAACTAAGGATGATGATAAATCAGAAACTAAAGTGCCaattgattataatttatatagaaaattttgggCACTCCAAGATTTTTTCAGAAATCCCAATCAGTTATACTTAAAAATGCACTGGAAGATATTTTCAACGGtaagattaaattattgtattcttataactttttatattcttatactcttttgtcataaatattttatttgtttagcaTGCTTCAAGTGTACTGTCAgcattttcatcttttaaatTGGAAGAACAACGTAATTATCCTTCAACATGTGTTAAAGTTGAGTCTTCCATGGAGGGATCTCATAAGGAAACCCCTTATTTcgcaaaatatttaacaaatcaAAAATTGTTGGAACTACAACTATCTGATTCAAATTTCAGACGATATGTATTGCTGCAGTTTCTCATTCTTTTCCAATATCTTAATAGCACTGTTAAATTTAAAGCGTAAGTatctataatttgtatatatctttatatacacttgtattttattacaatcgAATTCACAATTCCTTTTGTTAGAATTGcacatttttaatgaattattagtAAAATGACTTTGAAAGCTATAAAACGATGTTTGTTTTCCAAAGCTTCCTTGCCAGTGGCTATGAGACAAGGTCTGCTTTCCTTAAATAGTGTTTCaggttatttatatttcaaagtctcaataaattttgtattttttaagtGAAACACATGAACTAAAGCCTGACCAAGTAGAATGGGTAAAAGGAACCACAGAGCAAGTATATGCCTTACTGACAGAAACACCTCCCGATGGTCCAACATTTGCAGAaactgttaaaaatatattaaaacgcGAAGAGCACTGGAATGCTTGGAAAAATGAAGGATGCCCACCATTTAAAAGACCAACTCCAGATTCTAGTGCCGACATAGAGGAATCAAAAAAACCAAAGAGGCCAAGGCGTAGAATTGGAGATGTCATTAGAGATGCTCAAGCAGTAGGAAAATATCATATGGGAAAGTAAGAAACCATAGAAAAAgctatttatttctttaaccctattagaaaatacattatatacaattgaatttaattgcTTTGCAGCCCAGAACTCACAAAATTATGGAACTTATGTCCCAATAATCTTGAAGCATGTAAATCTAAAGAAAGAGACTTCCTTCCATCTTTAGAGACATATTTTGAAGAAGCTATTATGCAATTAGATCCTAATGCAATGGTAGAAGATGAATACAAGTAAatcctttattttatatatttctgtgttgttattatattatttttaattatattatttttgtttatttgtcACAGAAAAGTAAACGATGGGAATTTTGGTTGGCGAGCATTGAGACTACTAGCTAGACGTAGTCCTCATTTTTTTGTCCATGGGAATTAtcctattaataaattacctgaatatctcgaaacaatgattaaaaaaatcgcTAAAGATCGGCCAGTGAGTGTAACACCTTTGTTTCATTAATCTATGTTAGATCTTCAAAGTGAATTTACCATGTAGATTTAAAAGTGAATTGTTTTTGACTCTTGAAGCAGACACAGTCggatataaaattagaaacagaGGAGACTCCACCGCCAGAAGCGAACGATCAAGAGTTTAACGAAGATGTTCTTAAGCAAGAGAGTGAACAAGTCGAAGCCGAAAATACGGATACGAAAGGACGAAAATTAACGAAAGTGACACCTGACATGGTGGCGAAATTATCAGAAATTCTGAAAAACGATTGGAAAAAGTTAGCAACCAAGTTTGGTTATACGAGTGAAGAggtagaaacaaattttataacgtagaagtttaaaaaatcacaGCTCACTAACcacaatttatatctttttctagattacattttttcaagGGAAACCAACGCCGTACGagcaatgtaaaaatatgttggAAATTTGGGCGGAAGAAGATGTAGATGcatcgatggaaaatttagCATATATTTTAGAAGGTTTAAAATTCACGGAAGCGCTGGCTGTTTTAAAATCCTAATTACCTCGTGAAAGATATaatcttaaaaaatgtatgatacTATGTGAATtaaacttttacaatttttgcaaCGATGtgttttctataaatcttAATCTTAAtctcaataataaattatatatcttatattccAACAACAATAGtcagtattaattaaaaataactaaagcattaattaaaaaatacataaatattgtacTTACTTTTATGGTATCATTGTTTCAGCAACTGTTAGCAACATTTAGATAGACATTGTTTGACAAAATGGGACGAAGTAAATAGATAGTCTTCAAAACAGCTTCACGTAGTGAAATAGTTATGTTTCTACATACgctaaaatttaaatattctatacatatattcttttttaaataaatcgcaTATGTTTCAATAAGAGATCATCTCTCCAATTTAAACATAGCGCGAATATTAGATTAATCGATTTTCGAGTATCGTAACATTACATGATATCGATAGATCGAATTTGATTCAAGAATCCGTTAGATGCACTTTCCGTTCTTTATTTAGAAAGACAATAATAAAGtgtacaaataatacaaaatttcgaaCTAAAACGGTCGTCGGTGCAAACTATATCGAAGGATAGTTGGTTTTACATCGGTACGTCAAGACCTACATTACGGCATCGggagaattttcattatttcttatttttctggAGTGAAATCGATTCGCCAACAAGCATGCTGACAACCTAAAGGTATAGACCGACGTTCTCTCTACttaatcgtaataaattagtttaacgttagtaatatatatcgtatctTCGAATTATAGACACTGACTTAGACTCGATTTATGCTCGATGTAAAAGCAGAGGCCAATGACGATTAAGACAGCGACAGCTCGCGGAATGGTGTATACAACGTGTTTCTTTTCCAACGAGAACTATACgtaagttataaaatattgctacATATACGCCGAAATAGTTTTAGAAGCATATTCCACAACTGTTCGCGATTGTTAATccaatttctaaataatccTTTCATCGCATATACATACTGTTACATTTATGGGCCTGTAGCACCGTAAGTATAAGTACTTACATCCTTACTGTACAATCATGCAATTTACTATCGCACCAAACGCGTCTGCCGCGAATTGTACACAGAGCATAAATCTGGATTCCGGATGCAAGAAACTCAATCATCTGATACGGaatcctttatttatttgtttttttttttttttttaatcgattcgtTTCTTATATCTAACATACACACTCATATGTATTGGCTAAAGTGTAAATGTAATTCGATTGCGGATATGAATTCCGACATTTTTATTAGGTCGTAGGGCAGCCGTTAGTTTACGTTCTGtttttttctgcaattttttttttcgtttttattctttttgtttcgttctttAATCCCTTAAACAGTAAATTATGACTCGAATGGTGAACATCTTTGACCACGCTTCAAAGAATCTCCTCTCGTAGCAGCGTTCTAAGTACTGGACGTTTATCGTGACGTAGGGAACTTCTAATGGCGTCGAGTTGGTTGACGCGCGCCGAAGAAACCGGTGATGTCGCGTTTTTCCGACGCTCGATAACGATGACGGATTAAGAGTACAGGCGAGTAATCGATATGGAACACTGATGAACGATGTCTAGACGATCAGTCTTATTTCTTAAAGAGAGAACGGAAATTCGGTATAAAGCGTTGGCTAATGACTCGCGATTAGGGTTATAACCTTTCGAATTACAGATAGATTTCACGCTGATTAGAAACGAGATGATTACTCCGTTTTTATTGTGTATTCACCGTATTCTTCTGtttgaacattattttttttttttgttatgttttcttctcttttctttttctattgctTTTCATTATACAGTTCATCAAACAGGAACGATACGCGATTGACTCATCTCGGTTTCTATCTATACAACGATGTTGTTGCTGTGTGTTTTACGTATGTtaaaagacagagagaaaaatggGATAGAAGAGATGGGAAGGGGAACGATAGAAGGGTTAGTTTTCCATCAGAGAATCCAAGTACTCCTTATAATCGTTCTCCGACATTTCGTCCTCATCCTCCGAAATTTCGACGCTTCTCCTCCTTCTTGTGGTCTCGCTGGTTACTTCTATACAGAGCAGCGCGAACTTGTTGTCGCAGGAATAACGAACTTGCTCCAAGAGGCGTCCCCCAGTTAACGGTGATCCTAATCCGTAACGATCCGAACTACTTGAATGCCAAGCGTCGCAATACGTGTCCATTGCCCGGTCTCCTAATTTGTGCGATCCGTGCCATGCCACCTTTTCTGGCCTGAAATATCAGACGATGATAAGTTTGGCTCTATCTTAGCTCTAGTCTTTAATTTTGctttgatttatatttcaacttttttctCGTACAAAATGTACATTGTACTAGATAATTGTTACAAGTGTATCTAtcattatatcgaaataaaagaaatatatttaatgaaatcatGAAGTTATAGCAGATCTCGCGAGAAAGGTTTTTATAGAACATTCCTTAGAACATTGATTCCGCCGTATTGTAAGTTTAGCTAGAGCTGAATACCAGAATGTATTATTGTTTGAAAAGTCGATGAATCTATCAAAAAGTCATGCCACAACGTTTTGcgtttttataattacgtatacatatggattaccaaaaatataaatttttattttgttataggACTAAAGGATAAATAAACGAGATAGTTACCATGCAAAGTCGGTGAGGATATTTTTGCCATTGAAACTGTAAATCCTTGGATTTTGCGAGAAGTAGGCCCCGTTTCCGTTGAACATCTCTTTCCACGAGTTGAAAAGTACATCGCCCTAGGGGATCGAAAACAAATGTTTCGTAACATGCGCGACGCGCTTATGGAAAATTGTTTGGAAACTTTGCTGAAatactttcataaataaatcgtTCAAAATCTATATATTGCGAGTCACCTTTATGTTAACGATAGGAAGATCACGGTCCCCAAGTCTCACGATGCTGTCAACATTTTGAACTCTGGAGCTGAGGAATGCTCGGAACGTACCCCTCAAACCAGCTCGCTTCGCTTGTCGATAACAAGCGTAGTCAGCTCCACGTACACCGTGCATGTCTCCCGTAAATGGCTCGTTCAAAGCAGCCATTCGTAACTGGAAATTGTGATATCAATGCGACGTTATTGTATGAATTGGAGTTTATTGCTAGCAATGGAAAACATTTAGGTAAGCGGAGATTGGACGTAGAAAGAATTGAAAACACCATTttaacaagaatatttttccacaGAGAGAATGATTGTACGAAGAGCGATGTTAGTAAATAGGAATAGAAgtggaattattatttattatatcttagCACAGATAATagattttcattgtttcttaaaatataagaaCACCTCCTGCTTTTTGGAGAGcttcaaatattgaaataaatgatacTTAAAAATAGATACAATGTATTGTAATTCCACTTCCCAGGGAGTCATAGAATGGACTTGGTTTATGAAAAGCCCTATAATCATTCATCCCTCCACATTACAATCATACTGCACTCTGTAAATTGTAGTTCAAATTCAGTATATACAGTTCTCTTAGGTCCAGCTTCCAAATAGATACTTGAATTCCTACGTGTATTAAGTAGATTTCTAGACCTTAGGCACGTTAATGCGTACAATTGACGAAGAGATAAATCTTTCtctaaattttccatataGTTTGCCGCCAATTTTCCTCGTAATATGCTAAAAGATTTTagtaaaaaaggaattaaGAACGATTCGTTCGGTAGGtaatgaaaattcgtttctcttcttcatacttaacgaaaatgaaatggaaCGAAGCGTTCTTgcgaaaattataaaaactgaAAGGGGGAACGTATAAGAGGACGATAACGTCGAAAGATTAATCATGCCAATATCTTACCATCCGTGGATACCACTTTGGAAGCaggaagaaaattcaattgtaATTAAGTAATGCATTAGTCCATCTCTTATCGATAACGTTTTACACTCAACAGGATTAAGATAGTAACTCACCCCTGTTCCGTCTGCTTTTACGGGTATCTGGTTGATCAGGTTGGAAGCCTCGAAAGGTGGATTTACCGGAGGCGGTGACGTGGTTGGTGGTGCTGGTGTAGTTATTGGTAGAAGCGAACCCAGCTACAGAACACAGCATAAATATCTTGAATTACATTGAAGCCATGTAGTTTGCTAAATAGGTAAGATTAAAGACTTATATTCTTAGCtgatatacaataattatcattaacaaaaggaaaaagttgcgtttgataaaatattttgcaacgtCGATGAAACTTTATAGTCAAATGTTTTATCTTAATGGATCTTCTTCTGTACATTGTTGGAATTTACatgaatgaattatatattaatcgaCTTTTGAGTAAATATTACAAGTAGAATGTAAAGATAGAGTAAATAGGACAATTTTTATACTAACTGCGATGTATTGCCAGCCATTGTTCACTCTAACGAGCAGAGCTTGTTCGTCAATGATATAAGCTAATGTTCCAACTGGGCTCACGGCAGACATCTAAATATGTAGTAGTTAGAAGcattaaaagttataataattagagtatttatacgtatactgTTCAAAATCATGTAAGGTCAATTTTTTGACGATATTGAAAGATTTACTTTGGTCATAGCTTCGGTATTTTGGAAAGTCACAGCTCCTGGTACGATCTTCGTGGTACTTTCTAAGGGACCTCTAGTTGCGGTGGTTGCAGCACcttataaaagttttataggTAATTAGGATGTGTTTTTAAAGACGTATTAAACTTTACTACGCAATTCTACGCAATTTAGAATACACCAAGAAAACTAATGTCTTTTAGAAAcgtcgttttacgatattttacatttagtGCGTTACCTAAATGTTCTTTAAGTTCCTTCAGTTGCTTTAGTTCTCGCAGAGCCTTCAATTCGTCTAGGCTAGTTCTAGGTCCTTGCAGCGTGCCAAAGAACATATTGtgtttaaaatcttttatattctttggaactgcaaatttaatattttttcatatatttccaatatctctcttatatttattaatctgAGTAAAATATACAGGGACACCAGAAGCTTAGAATCACCATGTGTTCTACAAAATtcaagaatttgaagaaaagtCAGCTTGGAATTTCGATGCTTTAAGCAATTCTCTTGTGAAAAATCTACCGAAACGAGGGAAATTGTCATTGATATTTGCATCTTTAAAGTCGACTTGGCGATAAAATTAACGGAAGATTCGATATAGAAACAATCGAGGAAGTACATAAtccgaaatttttaatcgatgacATACTTTTAAGTAGAGgtgatcaaatattttttgcatatGATACTTAAATTATGTTATTCATGATCAGTGAACCTTTCTTACCCTGTCTAACTCCGTAATAGTCTCTTTCGCCAAAGATGTGACTTCTACCAATTCCTGGTTCTCCTTTTTGTCCAATCAAAGATAGTCCAGGTGGTCCTGGTGGCCCAGGAGGCCCCGGGGGACCCGGAACTGGAATATAGTTTCCTTGAGACGGTGGTCCAGGTGGTCCGGGTGGCCCTGGAGGTCCTCTTTGACCGTCTCTTCCAGGTTGTCCAGGAATTCCAGGGAAACCATCGTCTCCCTTATCGCCTTTTATCTGAACGTGTCATTTAGACAGACAGGTATGAAATTGATTTACACgaatattatacgaattataattatacactAAGAATCGAGGCGACCGTacgcattaacattgaaaataaacttctgaatgatacaatttttatagcgtatattacacaaaattatttatatgcagTGGATACGTGCATTACTGGTTGAGAAGTCAGTGTATAATATCACGATTCTCTGATTTAAGTTCTAATTATGTTATTCGTATATGCAAGCTAATTTCTGTAATGCAATGTTTAGATATATAATCCTGGAGAGAAGATACTTGAGCCAGTTTCGCTAAGTGGATGCCGGAATAAATCACAGGACGTGTCTTGGTGGGTGTGAGGCCGTTCGAAAGCGCAATAAAAGCAGCGAATTTGCCTTACGTTGGCCCGGCTTTTAAACCAAAGTGTAGTGAATCAAAGCCTGCCACGCGCATTCGTTTCGTATTCGTCGCTTGTCAACTGCGACGACGAAATTTCGACGAATTTCTGTTTGGGACGTCGAATAAATCGAGTCGCGGCTTCGCTAGCCGacaaagatgaaaaagaacaAGCAGAGTAGATGCGAGAGGGATACTAGGAGgggaaaaaatagaataaaaagagaaggaacggGGCGTCAAGCGCACACTTGCATTAATTTCCGTCACTCTACACGTTCTATGGCTCGTTCAATGAGACTTGCGAGTGTACACGGTGATCTACGAGCACTGTTACTAGTTTCGCGAGCTTCACGAAGTGGTCGTTCCGACTAAAAAATGTTCGAGACTGCTCGTTCGTGGCACAACTCGTACGAGGGTTTCATGTCGTAACAGTGATTAAACAGCTCTGGaaagaatcgaatcgaatcggacaaaaaagagaaaaaaaaaatattttagacgGGGAGGAAGTTTGTAGGAAATAATGGGTTTTCATTGTAtagctttattttctttgatgTTATATCTTTCCCGTTATACTCGTCGTGTAAGTTTGaggataatattttcaatgttctATCTTTTTAAGTTCTGCGGTGTACACAAAAGTGTACTTTAATTGCTAGTAActataaattttgtgttcctgtgacatttttttttttttttttagccaAAATGACTTCTCTTTGACAATTTCGAAAACTTTATGGCGAGAGTTATAAATCACCGTGTGTATATCTCCACTTCGACCTTTCCCCCGCTACGAGACAGGATAAAAAATGCATCCATTATCTTTATTTGTTCCGCGCTGCAAGCTCTTTAACACTTCGCGTTTACCTACCGATTTTTCCCTCGCATCAACTTAGCCAGAATAATTCTTAAAGCGCGAAAGATGACATTAGCCACTCCGCtgaatttattggaaaaattttctaattttttctcATCTATTATGTAGATTTTCTCGGtacatagaatttttattaaacgtaagaTAGGAAGGAATAACATACATATCtcaaaatgcaaataatattccaaataCTTGATAGTCCAATATTTAATGTCCAGAAAATTATTAGTCTAAGATTCAAGTTTATTTtctgtacatatatgtatttaaaactattttctgCGGCGAACTATGTTTCTCCTAATTCGCCTAATTTCTCTGTAACACGGATCCCATTGATTTCAGAGGGAATTGCTTACGGGTATTTCGATTTTAATGAGAATCGGTGAATCGTACTTACGCCGACAGAGACTCCGTAAGGGCTCGGTGTACCGggttctcctttttctcccttgGGCCCCACTGGTCCAACAGGTCCAGGAAGTCCGGGAGTTCCAGGACGACCCTGTTAGAAGTAGTTACCGATACATAGCGTTCATGTTCTACCTTCCTGTTCATGAATATTCTATGTTCATTAAACCTTTAATTAATCTCGCGTGCAGTTCAATCTAGCATACACTTTGGTCGATTGGTgtgatttctaattttatgaCCGGATTATTACGTAGTTAACAGAGGTAAATTAGTCTATTAACGCCATTCAaagtaattaatcaacgaaATTATGATTGAAAGCCGACACAGTTAAAATTAAGGTATAAATTGTTCTTATCTTATCTATTAGGATTATGTAAGTTCTGTGTAATACTCACTTTCATGGAGTTCTGTGCATTGGAACATAGCATTGAAAAAAGTATATTCTCATTTTAGACTTTACATTTCTATATGTAAATGGATAATTAGAATCGTAATTGTTTCCAGTAGCAGGGAGTATATGTTAATTGTCATGTTATTCTGTTAAAACACGAGcaattagaaaaatactttCACAGTATGTAAAGATAAGTTTGGCTTAAGTGTTATCTTATATATTGTACTATTGAGAATATGTtgcattatattaattttccccGGAATTTCTACtaactaaaattattaaattctttggCTGTTATTAGCTTAAAACAGTAACCGATAATTTAAACTTTGATTATGTATGCAGAGAACTCAGCATGACACGAGAGCGTGTCTGACAAGACCTGCAGATTCGTTGACTTATACTTGTCTATTACTAGGTTAAGGTAGTCGGTCGTCAATTAATCCAATGTCTTGAAACTCAGAACTCTACGGCCTCAGAGTTGTGGAATCCGTCAAAAGCCGTTGCTATGTCATGGAATTTAGAACTCTATCCAGCCTGCTGGCTATGTTTCCAATGTTCAGCTTTCCGATTATTATTGATCTTTGCTTACAGAAATATCAGATCAgaatttacgtttctttttattcatattttgattaaatgtAGTATACAATCGAGGGCCTTTAatgtatattcaaaatgcaTTTATTAAGTTCACGTTTGGACAAGTTTAAATCATTCGATGAATCTACGCGAAGCTTCTAGGATcgttatacacatataatgTACAATCTGTGAAAGGTATACTCCAAAGATTCATTCTTAGTTATCTATTTTCTATAACAATCGTTTATCGTAAGTAAATGGCTATAAACGATTATTTCTCCCATATACTgacaacaaaattaaaaatttcactcggaacaagaaagaaacataGCTTTTCATAATACTGCATAcaagattaaataatacatagccATTCATGCAAATAGCGACAAGAAAATTACgttacaaaattctattttactaATGGCGAGCAAATCAAACGGAAATCGAGGATTTGATcgataaaaaacgaaaaagaaaagaagataagaaGTATAGAAGGAGTTTTCTCATACCGCCCATCCAGGTAACCCAATTTCTCCCATCGCTCCCGTCTTCCCAGGTGGGCCGACCGGTCCTGGTGGTCCAGGACGCCCTCTTCTACCTCTCTTGCCTTCTGCTCCTTTTTCACCTTTGATAGTGATGTAGTCTCCAGAGCTCGCTATAGCTGTAGCTCCTGGCGGACCTCTTTCACCTTTTTCGCCCTTTGCACCGACGACTCCCGGTGCTCCGGGAACTCCGTCTTTCCCTGGCTCGCCTTTGTTGCCTTGCGGTCCTTGGATACCATTTACACCAGGAATTCCGGCTGGTCCAGAATCACCTTTGTCTCCCTTCTCGCCTTTGGTGCCCTTATCTCCTTTGTATCCTCGTGCACCACTCTCGCCCTTGTCGCCCTTTTCCCTTAACACTAATTAATTCGTGGCTTTCAGGCAGACAATTTTTCatgtaacattaattaatcTAAACGTAAAGATATCGTATCGCTTCTGAATTGGAATCAGCACCGTTCGTCATCTTTTCTTCTAAGAATATATCGATCAACTTACGCGTTCGATGACAACTGTTCGAATCTTCAATTTGAGCTTTTACATTGccttttgtatttcatttcattttttaaatcgaatgACCAGAtccgtcgattatttaatttcatttgataaaAAACACAAAATGAGCACATTCTTACTCGCTTCTCCAACGTTTATTCCACCAGAGCCGCTCAATCCAGGCAATCCTGGTGGTCCAGGTGCACCTGCAGGGCCTGGTTTCCCTTCTGGTCCTGTGTCTCCTTTGTCACCTTTCTCTGCTGGTCTTCCATTCTCACCTGGTGCGCCAGGAAGCCCCGGTGCTCCCGG from the Bombus pyrosoma isolate SC7728 linkage group LG11, ASM1482585v1, whole genome shotgun sequence genome contains:
- the LOC122572714 gene encoding THO complex subunit 1 isoform X3 gives rise to the protein MAMFEVLRKEYSDYLQQCFKLSDIQIFQKKCVERCTNDSDRKAAIDQALRDTLLVILSENVSSNVPLLETYITFCIELCRKDLATASMPVMLLGDIFDSMTLDRCEQLFTFVENNVVVWKEDLFFSACKNNLLRMCNDLLRRLSRSQQTVFCGRILLFLAKFFPFSERSGLNIVSEFNLENHTEFGSEKSEGDDLEQITKDDDKSETKVPIDYNLYRKFWALQDFFRNPNQLYLKMHWKIFSTHASSVLSAFSSFKLEEQRNYPSTCVKVESSMEGSHKETPYFAKYLTNQKLLELQLSDSNFRRYVLLQFLILFQYLNSTVKFKAETHELKPDQVEWVKGTTEQVYALLTETPPDGPTFAETVKNILKREEHWNAWKNEGCPPFKRPTPDSSADIEESKKPKRPRRRIGDVIRDAQAVGKYHMGNPELTKLWNLCPNNLEACKSKERDFLPSLETYFEEAIMQLDPNAMVEDEYKKVNDGNFGWRALRLLARRSPHFFVHGNYPINKLPEYLETMIKKIAKDRPTQSDIKLETEETPPPEANDQEFNEDVLKQESEQVEAENTDTKGRKLTKVTPDMVAKLSEILKNDWKKLATKFGYTSEEITFFQGKPTPYEQCKNMLEIWAEEDVDASMENLAYILEGLKFTEALAVLKS
- the LOC122572714 gene encoding THO complex subunit 1 isoform X4: MAMFEVLRKEYSDYLQQCFKLSDIQIFQKKCVERCTNDSDRKAAIDQALRDTLLVILSENVSSNVPLLETYITFCIELCRKDLATASMPVMLLGDIFDSMTLDRCEQLFTFVENNVVVWKEDLFFSACKNNLLRMCNDLLRRLSRSQQTVFCGRILLFLAKFFPFSERSGLNIVSEFNLENHTEFGSEKSEGDDLEQITKDDDKSETKVPIDYNLYRKFWALQDFFRNPNQLYLKMHWKIFSTHASSVLSAFSSFKLEEQRNYPSTCVKVESSMEGSHKETPYFAKYLTNQKLLELQLSDSNFRRYVLLQFLILFQYLNSTVKFKAFLASGYETSETHELKPDQVEWVKGTTEQVYALLTETPPDGPTFAETVKNILKREEHWNAWKNEGCPPFKRPTPDSSADIEESKKPKRPRRRIGDVIRDAQAVGKYHMGNPELTKLWNLCPNNLEACKSKERDFLPSLETYFEEAIMQLDPNAMVEDEYKKVNDGNFGWRALRLLARRSPHFFVHGNYPINKLPEYLETMIKKIAKDRP
- the LOC122572714 gene encoding THO complex subunit 1 isoform X2 translates to MAMFEVLRKEYSDYLQQCFKLSDIQIFQKKCVERCTNDSDRKAAIDQALRDTLLVILSENVSSNVPLLETYITFCIELCRKDLATASMPVMLLGDIFDSMTLDRCEQLFTFVENNVVVWKEDLFFSACKNNLLRMCNDLLRRLSRSQQTVFCGRILLFLAKFFPFSERSGLNIVSEFNLENHTEFGSEKSEGDDLEQITKDDDKSETKVPIDYNLYRKFWALQDFFRNPNQLYLKMHWKIFSTHASSVLSAFSSFKLEEQRNYPSTCVKVESSMEGSHKETPYFAKYLTNQKLLELQLSDSNFRRYVLLQFLILFQYLNSTVKFKAETHELKPDQVEWVKGTTEQVYALLTETPPDGPTFAETVKNILKREEHWNAWKNEGCPPFKRPTPDSSADIEESKKPKRPRRRIGDVIRDAQAVGKYHMGNPELTKLWNLCPNNLEACKSKERDFLPSLETYFEEAIMQLDPNAMVEDEYKKVNDGNFGWRALRLLARRSPHFFVHGNYPINKLPEYLETMIKKIAKDRPQTQSDIKLETEETPPPEANDQEFNEDVLKQESEQVEAENTDTKGRKLTKVTPDMVAKLSEILKNDWKKLATKFGYTSEEITFFQGKPTPYEQCKNMLEIWAEEDVDASMENLAYILEGLKFTEALAVLKS
- the LOC122572714 gene encoding THO complex subunit 1 isoform X1; translation: MAMFEVLRKEYSDYLQQCFKLSDIQIFQKKCVERCTNDSDRKAAIDQALRDTLLVILSENVSSNVPLLETYITFCIELCRKDLATASMPVMLLGDIFDSMTLDRCEQLFTFVENNVVVWKEDLFFSACKNNLLRMCNDLLRRLSRSQQTVFCGRILLFLAKFFPFSERSGLNIVSEFNLENHTEFGSEKSEGDDLEQITKDDDKSETKVPIDYNLYRKFWALQDFFRNPNQLYLKMHWKIFSTHASSVLSAFSSFKLEEQRNYPSTCVKVESSMEGSHKETPYFAKYLTNQKLLELQLSDSNFRRYVLLQFLILFQYLNSTVKFKAFLASGYETSETHELKPDQVEWVKGTTEQVYALLTETPPDGPTFAETVKNILKREEHWNAWKNEGCPPFKRPTPDSSADIEESKKPKRPRRRIGDVIRDAQAVGKYHMGNPELTKLWNLCPNNLEACKSKERDFLPSLETYFEEAIMQLDPNAMVEDEYKKVNDGNFGWRALRLLARRSPHFFVHGNYPINKLPEYLETMIKKIAKDRPQTQSDIKLETEETPPPEANDQEFNEDVLKQESEQVEAENTDTKGRKLTKVTPDMVAKLSEILKNDWKKLATKFGYTSEEITFFQGKPTPYEQCKNMLEIWAEEDVDASMENLAYILEGLKFTEALAVLKS